In the genome of Xiphophorus hellerii strain 12219 chromosome 14, Xiphophorus_hellerii-4.1, whole genome shotgun sequence, the window aaaaaaacaatacttgcTCCTCAGTGGAAATATTAGAGGCCACAGCTGCAACTATCGCTTATTTTCACTGTAGGGCTGATTTGGTGATTATTTCTTTAGGTCAAACGAGTACGAAATAGATAACTAAAGGtgttaatgattaatcagtaataccgattaatcattaactccAGTCAACGATTAATCGAGCTAGTTTGTTGACAATTATTTCGACAATCAGGTCATCTCCTTCTCTGTTTCTATGCCTTTTTTGCTATCACCATAGCTGCTGGCTCTTGATTGCCTCATTGTCAGGTTTGAAATCTGTCTGTAAATGTTTGGTGACCTTTAGGACAGCAGGTGAGGCAATAAGGCCATTGAAGATGTGGTTCAACATGAATGTGACAGTACAGCCGCAgttttttgtcctgttttttcttttcttcttcttatgtTCTCTTTTTCTTATTCTCCACTCATGTCACGTGATGTAGCAGCGCGATGTACAATTCTATGCTCTTTGGTTggtgaaaatacaaaacaaataaaactgtgtttaaGAATACATATGCCATCGATTCGTCGTGCTTAATCTGGTTAGTCGCTTCACCTCTATCAGAGCCCTGTTGAATTTAAGTTTCTCTTCAGGAAACCACGGAGCCCATGGAAACACACTTCCTGCTGGCCGACAACGTTTACTGCAAGGCCTCCGTGCCGCCCACTGACAAAGTTTGCCTATGGTTAGGGGTGAGCATGGGCTTTCGGTttgatttaaattacatttttcctcCCTTTGAAACTCAATTAACTGGATCACTGATTATGTCTTATGATGATTTCTCCAACGCTTCTCCTCAAAAGGCCAACGTCATGTTAGAATACAACATCGACGAAGCCCAGGCTCTCCTAGAGAAGAACCTGTCCACGGCGTCTCGCAACCTGGAGACGCTCGAGGAAGACCTGGACTACCTGAGAGACCAGGGCACCACCACCGAAGTCAgtatcctttaaaaaataacaagaaaaacaaagccaTCCGTCATGACTGAGCTATACCAAGGTTGGGCCACTAGATGTCACCTTTTGTGCAGAAGCATATTCTAATTACTCAGTTTGTTGAAATGCAGGGGGGCTTTAGTTCTGTACACAATGTGCAACGTGTAGTATTTTTTTAGCAAGTgaacagaggtgggtagagaatccaagcaagagtagcactacttcaatatatttttactcacgtaaagtaaaaagtagctttctaagaaatgactcaagtaagagtaaaaacgtatttggtaaaaagtcaactgaagtaactgatcaaattatcagtcatttaatatttaacaatcaCACAATCAGACGGACTaatatataaagttaagtgaacattttggtattttaaggaccaaaataaCTATGATTCATAtaagtagcaaaaaaaatatgaaagaaaatttgtccaaatcagtttgtttcaattaaaaacttctgaaacttttaacaaaacacTGCAGGCCTGTGTCTGGTGAACTGTTGGTTCCAACATGTtggttcttcattcagtgggtagagaatccagaacgTTTACTGAAGAGTAGCGATACGTCATAAGAACATCGCTCAAGTAAAACTCAGCGTAGTACTTAGAAATActtctaaaagtacattttctcaaaaatgttacgcaagtaaatgtaattgcaTAAAGGTAGCTAGTTATTGCACAACTCTGGGATTACCAAATTTCTGGCTTTACAGGGGAGAAGAACAACATGTATGGTGTCGATAGTCAAATGAACATTTCCCAGTAGGCAGATGTTCTCCCTTTGGACTGGAAGTATAGACTTTGTGTACTAAATCTATATacaaattgcttcttttttttgtcttgaaattaattaatgttttttctatgATGATGAAGATAATCTAGTTATTAGGGTTGCACCTGGGACATGTTTTGAATTAAACACAAGCTACCTCTCAGTAGCCCTCCGTATTTTTGGCGTTTCATCTTGACTCGTCGCTCCCTTCAGACATGGCGCGAGTCTACAACTGGGATGTAAAGAGGAGGAGCAAAGAAAACCTCCTGAAATCCGCAGCCAAGTCTTAATTAAACAGAACAGTGTCTATGTTCCCCCCCTCTGCTAACTTCCTCCTTagtcattaaaagaaaaataaaccccGAGCTGAAGTCATGCGTATGTTGACCCCTTTCTGACCGCCGGAGCTCGGCTCACGGAGGCCTCGTCTGAAACGTTACTGGAAGTTTGAAGCTGCTCCGGTCGAGCGTTTGTCATAGTTCAGTCTTTCCTCTTCGGCGTCTCCTCCGTCAAACCTCCACCACTActgttttctgttgatttttctttctttttttactttttaaagtattttttcaagTAAAAACTAACGTCAACAAGGCAGTTTTGTattctttttattgatttaactGTGTTccgcttttttttaaaaagttattattattattatttatgtcttCCGGCAGATCAGAAATGAGGGTTTACTTACACCATCCTGTCCTCCATGGATTTTCCTCCTGTGTCTTCCACTAAAAACTTTCTCTCAGACGGCATCGACACGTACATCATTACACGGTTTCCGTTTCCTCCCATAGAGCCTGGCCAGTACGGCTCTCGGATAAACTGGTTTTGCCTTGTAAACTTCGGTTCCCACTTCCTGCGACTTGCAGGGTTTCACAGAGATCAGCAGGATTCCTCCGCCAGACCTGCCGCAGTTCTCCGTCCTCTGACCTTCCTCTCCATATTTCCTCCTTTtctgtcttcctcctcttcttgcCACTGTTCGTGtctgtatttatttgtcttCCACTGTATTCATTAAACAAtgaatgaagtaaaaaaaaaaaaaagatcatttagGACAAGAGATGAGCCCTTGATTTGATGCTTTGCGTGTTACTTTTGATGTAAgcaaatgtcacaaaaacagCTATAAGGGAAAAGACAAGAAGAAGGAAACTTAACTGGTGTGTTAATACAAAACCATGAAGGAAGACGTCAGCAATGACTTTAGAAAAGAAATTGCTGCTCATTTTCCAGCACACTTCAACTAATggcttttgctaactttgaaaacattttcgtGCTTTCCTTAAATTGATCTTTCcacaaaaattcaaaagtactaatttacttgttttataAACTTCCAGTACGATAAAAGTTCAACATCGGTGTTTTAAGTTGAAATGCAAATGTCTAGCTAGACATTAGCTAATCTGCTAGTAGCAGAGTTCGTTTTTAGGCTTAGCATTTTGCTAACTTTGGAAAAAGTTTTGCACGCTTAGTgtctaaaagtacattttagaGCACAAATTAACTCGCCTGTTAAATTTTTAGcagaataaagtttgacattcGTGCTGAAGTTTTGGTTAAGAGTTCAATATTAACGTCTTAATTAGACACTGGCTAATCTTCTAATAGCGGagctcatttttaattttagcgATTTTGCGCTTTCCTTCAGCTAATTTTTACACGTTTTAAAACACATAACTTGcctgttttgtaaattttcaattgaataaaattaaacatccTTGTTTAAGTTAAATTAGCCATTATATTCAAAGTGCCTTTGCCTGGCCAAAGAAATGCACTTGTGTTCatctgaaagtgttttttttttttttgtttggatcCAACAAATCTTCGGATATTAACGTTGACATGGGTAGAGTTCTGCCCGAGCGGCGTCTTATAATAGCAGCATCATCACATGACCTTCTGATGCTGCGATTCATCACCGTGAACAGTTTCCAGTCCACCAGACACCCAGCTGCTCAGAGCACTTCCTGAAAGGAAGCTACTTCCTGGATGACGGCTTTAGCCGTTTTGTGGTTGCTTGGTTCACACACGGATTTGCATTTCTTGTTTCACTGGAAGTGACTGTACTTATCTTTTCAGACGGTGGATGGCATCCAGTTgagaatttcaaaaatatttttcacatgaaAAGTAGAAACGAACTACGGTACTTATAAGACTTGGTAACGTTAAAGACACGTTTTTCAAACTCACCTGCATTGGTGCTTTACTTTTGGATGACTTCGCTACTCTTTGCTAGGTAAATACAAACtaataaccaaaaaaaaaaaaaagataaaggcAATAGAAAAGTTTGGTTctagttgcttttttaaaacatgatttctatatctgatgtaaaacaaacatgttcgTTCTGAAATCTTAAAGTAGATTACTTGATTTCCACAATGAAacgttttaatgttttcttctgtgACCCGAGTCTTGTAGGTTTTAGATAACTTTTGCTAAAATTGACTCTTAGCATCGAAGAAAATTGTTCACACCAAACCCAATTAGTCTGGGTTCAAATTCCGAGTTTGAAAGCAATTGGCTTTATAAACGGATATCCCTAAATACGGCCAGTCACAGGCAAAGAAAGTCTAAtgtgctgggtttttttttttttcattagtctatgaaataaaattacatagaAAGAACTACGTGTAAAATGACTATACCATGTGTTAAATGATCCATGGCTTCCTACATATGCACTATTATGAGAAAGTATGGAGTTAAAACCTAGTTTCTACCATCTGTCTTTTCAGATATAACAGCAGTTTGAAGGGGTTTTTTGCGTTCATTCTGTCGTGTTGCACAACTAAGACTAGGAgatggcaagaaaaaaagagagtaaaaaATGTCCACAATATGTAAgcattatttctttaattttcatgTCAGGGGTTGGAATGCATCTTGAAATGTAATCATCAAGTTTAGGTAAAGAGAAGGTGGTTTGAAATCTGTGACTTGGAAAAACCAAATTTAAAGCAGTTTAAGTCTCTTAGGACCGTTTTATATTGTGCGCCTCACATGTGATGTTATAGCGAAGCTACCGTGGTGGCGAGATAAAACTGCAGGGTG includes:
- the vbp1 gene encoding prefoldin subunit 3, which produces MAATIDNSNAVQATKKKHLGIPEAVFVEDVDSFMKQPGNETADSALRRLDEQYQKYKYMELNLSQKKLRLKNQIPQITQTLEILRHMQKKKETTEPMETHFLLADNVYCKASVPPTDKVCLWLGANVMLEYNIDEAQALLEKNLSTASRNLETLEEDLDYLRDQGTTTEVNMARVYNWDVKRRSKENLLKSAAKS